The genomic stretch GAGATTCCATATTTTCGAACAATCTCATATTGAGAGTGTTTCCCCGATAAATAATCCCTCACGGCTGCTTCTTTTAGCTCTTTAGTATATGCTTTCCGCGTTCTAGAGTCCTCAAATCCATTTGAGCCATCACTCTCAAATATCTCTACCCAGTTATATAAGGT from Desertibacillus haloalkaliphilus encodes the following:
- a CDS encoding transposase, giving the protein MSNKYYSSQFKNEVVTAYKNQDFKVKELLERYQIPDVTLYNWVEIFESDGSNGFEDSRTRKAYTKELKEAAVRDYLSGKHSQYEIVRKYGIS